Proteins encoded by one window of Candidatus Nitrosocosmicus hydrocola:
- a CDS encoding NAD(P)-dependent oxidoreductase, producing the protein MSPHSDNSIGVIGVGMLGSGIIERLLSNNVRVNVYGRNKTKLESLEKKGAKIFHNPSSLADNSEFIITCVTNYEALKDVLFGKNGIISSSNKQTIILDCTTVTPKQSANCSDLINKQNGITLLSVPVMGGPSDARKGELISLVSGDKDSYEKAYPILEYFSKHIFYLGKINGLSNSIKLALNLNIAIITLALSEGLVLANHSGIDPNLYLKILNLTKLKTGISERKGQMMISNDYPPSFFLKNMLKDIDLVMEMSHSLGLVLPMTSMSQQLFRAANKQDDRKEMDYSVIYAFLEELNSEFKRGST; encoded by the coding sequence ATGTCACCGCATAGCGATAATTCTATTGGTGTGATAGGAGTAGGAATGTTAGGTAGCGGTATTATAGAACGATTACTTTCTAACAATGTCAGAGTGAATGTTTATGGTAGAAATAAAACAAAGCTTGAAAGTTTAGAGAAAAAAGGGGCAAAGATATTCCATAATCCTAGTTCTTTAGCGGATAATTCTGAATTTATCATAACATGCGTTACCAATTATGAAGCTTTGAAGGATGTATTGTTTGGCAAAAACGGAATCATAAGTAGCAGTAACAAACAAACAATTATTCTGGATTGTACTACTGTAACTCCTAAACAATCTGCTAATTGTTCCGATTTAATTAATAAGCAAAATGGAATTACCTTACTGAGTGTCCCAGTAATGGGGGGACCAAGTGATGCAAGAAAAGGAGAGCTAATATCTTTAGTATCTGGAGATAAAGACTCGTATGAGAAAGCTTATCCTATATTAGAATACTTTTCTAAACATATATTTTATTTGGGAAAAATTAATGGATTGTCAAATAGCATAAAATTGGCACTCAATCTAAATATAGCTATAATTACTTTAGCATTGTCTGAAGGTTTAGTTTTGGCTAATCACAGTGGCATCGACCCTAACTTATATTTGAAGATACTCAATCTTACCAAGCTTAAAACAGGAATTAGCGAACGCAAGGGCCAAATGATGATAAGTAATGACTATCCCCCGTCATTTTTTCTAAAGAACATGCTAAAAGATATTGATTTAGTAATGGAAATGTCTCATAGCCTTGGTTTGGTTTTGCCAATGACTAGTATGTCACAACAACTATTTAGAGCAGCAAATAAGCAAGATGATAGAAAAGAAATGGATTACTCTGTGATTTATGCATTTTTAGAAGAGTTAAATTCTGAATTTAAGCGAGGGTCAACTTAG